In the genome of Coregonus clupeaformis isolate EN_2021a chromosome 1, ASM2061545v1, whole genome shotgun sequence, one region contains:
- the LOC121535159 gene encoding cone cGMP-specific 3',5'-cyclic phosphodiesterase subunit alpha'-like isoform X2, protein MGDKDSVEKYLENNPQFAKEYFDKKLRPEVIATTFAENLKDQSSFNDVSQIQEANIIYELVKEMQSQIIMEKVLHKVLQRVCLILNADRCSYFGLRARNGIPELTTTLFNVTPTSKYEDNLVNPANEIVFPTDMGVVGYTAHSKKMQNIPDVTKNNRFSDFVDKQTGYKTKNMLSFPIMADKECLGVAMALNKIGAEEFSKADEEFWNKYLVFAQVIATQHHTAYMFNVESRRSQVLLWSASKVFEELTDIERQFHKALYTVRIYLNCERYSVGLLDMTKEKEFYDEWPVKLGDVPPYSGPKTPDGREVIFYKIIDYLLEGPKEEIKVIPGPPIDHWALVSGLPTYVSENGFICNMMNVAADEYFAFQKEPVDETGFVIKNVLSLPIVNKKEEIVGIATFFNRKDGKPFDEHDEQITEALTQFLGWSVLNCDTYDKLNRMEWRKDIAQEMLMCQTRCTNTEMQSILNTKEKFDAEPEDCDQKEMYKLLRSNCPVAIDVDLLLFSFSDFPVTEHGLIMCGIRCFFELNVVEKFKVPAETLTRWMYTVRKGYRDITYHNWRHGFNVGQTMFCLLQTGRLRKYYSDLDAFAMVAAAFCHDIDHRGTNNLYQTKSGSPLAKLHGSSIMERHHLEYSKTLMAEESLNIFVNLQKRQFETVQHLFDVCIIATDLALYFKKRTMFQNIVNATEPMETEKEKIDHISNNPVRKEIIMAMMMTGCDLSAITKPWEVQSKVALMVAAEFWEQGDLERTVLDQQPIPMMDRNCAAELPKMQCGFIQFVCAFVYKEFSRFHVEITPMFDGLNINLKNWKELADIHAAKMAAIEEEKKKLEAPPEGAPEGGKSKTCTIA, encoded by the exons ATGGGAGACAAGGACAGTGTGGAGAAGTACCTGGAGAACAATCCCCAGTTCGCCAAAGAGTACTTTGACAAAAAGTTGCGCCCTGAAGTGATCGCGACAACGTTTGCAGAAAATCTCAAAGATCAGTCTTCCTTCAATGATGTCTCCCAAATTCAGGAGGCCAACATCATCTATGAGCTGGTCAAAGAAATGCAATCGCAAATCATTATGGAAAAAGTATTGCACAAGGTCCTGCAGAGAGTTTGCTTGATTTTGAACGCAGACCGGTGCAGTTACTTTGGTCTTCGAGCTAGAAACGGAATACCTGAGCTTACAACGACGCTCTTCAATGTCACCCCTACCTCCAAATACGAAGACAACCTTGTCAACCCCGCTAATGAGATTGTGTTTCCAACCGATATGGGTGTAGTTGGATACACAGCACATTCCAAAAAGATGCAAAACATTCCGGATGTTACAAAG AATAACCGCTTCAGTGACTTTGTGGACAAGCAGACAGGATACAAAACCAAAAACATGCTCTCATTCCCCATCATGGCTGATAAGGAATGCCTTGGTGTTGCCATGGCACTAAACAAAATTGGGGCTGAAGAATTCTCAAAAGCCGATGAGGAA TTCTGGAACAAGTACTTGGTCTTTGCCCAAGTCATTGCCACGCAGCATCACACTGCATACATGTTCAACGTGGAATCCAGGAGGAGTCAG GTCCTTCTGTGGTCTGCCAGCAAAGTGTTTGAAGAGTTGACAGACATTGAGAGACAGTTCCACAAAGCTCTGTACACTGTCAGAATCTACCTGAATTGTGAAAGATACTCCGTGGGCCTCTTGGACATGACCAAAGAGAAG GAGTTCTACGATGAGTGGCCAGTGAAGCTGGGAGACGTACCGCCATATAGTGGACCAAAGACCCCCGACGGAAGG GAAGTCATCTTCTACAAGATCATCGACTATCTCTTAGAAGGACCCAAAGAGGAAATCAAAGTCATACC GGGTCCTCCTATTGACCACTGGGCCCTGGTCAGTGGTCTCCCCACCTACGTGTCAGAGAACGGCTTT ATTTGTAACATGATGAACGTTGCCGCTGATGAGTACTTCGCCTTCCAG AAAGAGCCTGTGGATGAGACAGGTTTCGTCATCAAGAACGTCTTGTCCCTTCCCATCGTTAACAAAAAGGAAGAAATTGTGGGTATTGCCACTTTCTTCAACAGGAAAGACGGTAAACCATTCGATGAGCACGACGAACAGATCACTGAG GCCCTCACCCAGTTCCTGGGATGGTCGGTGCTGAACTGCGACACGTACGACAAACTGAACAGAATGGAGTGGAGAAAGGACATCGCCCAGGAGATGCTCATGTGCCAGACCAGATGCACCAACACCGAAATGCAGAGTATCCTG AACACAAAGGAGAAGTTTGATGCCGAACCAGAGGACTGTGACCAGAAAGAGATGTACAAACTCTTG AGATCAAACTGTCCTGTGGCCATAGACGTGGACCTGCTGCTGTTCTCCTTCAGTGACTTTCCTGTGACTGAGCACGGCCTCATCATGTGTGGAATTCGCTGCTTCTTTGAGCTGAACGTGGTGGAGAAGTTCAAAGTGCCAGCAGAG ACCCTGACGCGATGGATGTACACTGTCCGGAAAGGTTACCGTGACATCACCTACCACAACTGGAGACACGGCTTCAACGTGGGCCAGACCATGTTCTGTCTTCTACAG ACTGGCAGGCTGAGGAAATATTACTCTGACCTGGATGCCTTTGCCATGGTGGCTGCTGCATTCTGCCACGATATTGACCACAGGGGAACCAACAACTTATACCAGACAAA GAGTGGATCGCCTTTAGCCAAACTGCACGGCTCCTCCATCATGGAGAGGCACCATCTGGAGTACAGCAAGACGCTCATGGCTGAGGAG AGCCTGAACATCTTTGTGAATCTCCAGAAGCGCCAGTTTGAGACTGTACAGCACTTGTTTGACGTCTGCATCATTGCCACTGATCTGGCCTTGTACTTCAA AAAAAGAACAATGTTCCAGAACATTGTGAACGCCACTGAGCCAATGGAAACCGAGAAGGAGAAAATTGATCATATTTCCAACAACCCAGTCAGGAAGGAAATTATCAT GGCCATGATGATGACAGGTTGTGACTTGTCTGCCATCACCAAACCATGGGAGGTCCAGAGCAAG GTGGCTCTTATGGTCGCAGCTGAGTTCTGGGAGCAAGGTGACTTGGAAAGGACCGTTCTCGATCAGCAACCCATT CCCATGATGGACAGAAACTGTGCAGCGGAGTTACCCAAGATGCAGTGCGGTTTCATTCAGTTTGTGTGTGCGTTTGTATACAAG GAATTCTCGAGGTTCCACGTAGAGATCACCCCCATGTTTGATGGGCTGAACATCAACCTAAAGAACTGGAAAGAGCTGGCCGACATCCACGCCGCCAAGATGGCGGCCATTGAGGAAGAGAAAAAGAAGCTTGAGGCACCTCCAG AAGGGGCCCCAGAAGGGGGAAAGTCCAAGACCTGCACCATCGCCTAA
- the LOC121534941 gene encoding protein FRA10AC1 homolog isoform X2 — protein sequence MITTIPMVAILTKVVFSRTLPECSFKLNYHHKRTEVIAKRKIQKSSKENQVEPQAKRSKKRRQETQMQRQTSEEAQKQDSTVSYLRTTMAIADPSSRSSPSNSEDDSQQSDKGEGEHSEEPKGLSAQPSPWRRSPDYFLSSREEEFDEYFEDMFL from the exons ATGATAACCACTATTCCAATGGTTGCCATACTAACAAAGGTGGTATTTTCTAGGACTCTGCCCGAGTGCTCCTTTAAACTCAACTATCATCACAA GAGAACGGAGGTGATCGCCAAGAGAAAAATACAGAAGTCATCTAAGGAAAATCAAGTTGAGCCACAGGCAAAAAGATCCAAGAAAAGGCGCCAAGAAACACAAATGCAGAGACAAACATCAGAGGAGGCGCAAAAGCAAGACTCCACCGTTTCATATCTTCGCACAACTATGGCTATAG cagaCCCCTCCTCTCGCTCCTCCCCCAGTAACTCCGAGGACGACTCCCAGCAGTCAGACAAAG GAGAGGGAGAACACAGTGAGGAACCAAAGGGCCTGTCGGCCCAGCCCTCACCGTGGAGGAGAAGTCCAG ACTATTTTCTGTCTTCAAGGGAGGAAGAGTTTGACGAGTACTTTGAGGACATGTTTCTTTGA
- the LOC121534941 gene encoding uncharacterized protein LOC121534941 isoform X1, which yields MITTIPMVAILTKVVFSRTLPECSFKLNYHHKRTEVIAKRKIQKSSKENQVEPQAKRSKKRRQETQMQRQTSEEAQKQDSTVSYLRTTMAIADPSSRSSPSNSEDDSQQSDKGEGEHSEEPKGLSAQPSPWRRSPGRKSLTSTLRTCFFDCPALGFLPARVNSKSQH from the exons ATGATAACCACTATTCCAATGGTTGCCATACTAACAAAGGTGGTATTTTCTAGGACTCTGCCCGAGTGCTCCTTTAAACTCAACTATCATCACAA GAGAACGGAGGTGATCGCCAAGAGAAAAATACAGAAGTCATCTAAGGAAAATCAAGTTGAGCCACAGGCAAAAAGATCCAAGAAAAGGCGCCAAGAAACACAAATGCAGAGACAAACATCAGAGGAGGCGCAAAAGCAAGACTCCACCGTTTCATATCTTCGCACAACTATGGCTATAG cagaCCCCTCCTCTCGCTCCTCCCCCAGTAACTCCGAGGACGACTCCCAGCAGTCAGACAAAG GAGAGGGAGAACACAGTGAGGAACCAAAGGGCCTGTCGGCCCAGCCCTCACCGTGGAGGAGAAGTCCAG GGAGGAAGAGTTTGACGAGTACTTTGAGGACATGTTTCTTTGACTGCCCTGCCCTTGGATTTCTGCCAGCAAGAGTCAACAGCAAGAGTCaacattga
- the LOC121535159 gene encoding cone cGMP-specific 3',5'-cyclic phosphodiesterase subunit alpha'-like isoform X1: MGDKDSVEKYLENNPQFAKEYFDKKLRPEVIATTFAENLKDQSSFNDVSQIQEANIIYELVKEMQSQIIMEKVLHKVLQRVCLILNADRCSYFGLRARNGIPELTTTLFNVTPTSKYEDNLVNPANEIVFPTDMGVVGYTAHSKKMQNIPDVTKNNRFSDFVDKQTGYKTKNMLSFPIMADKECLGVAMALNKIGAEEFSKADEEFWNKYLVFAQVIATQHHTAYMFNVESRRSQVLLWSASKVFEELTDIERQFHKALYTVRIYLNCERYSVGLLDMTKEKEFYDEWPVKLGDVPPYSGPKTPDGREVIFYKIIDYLLEGPKEEIKVIPGPPIDHWALVSGLPTYVSENGFICNMMNVAADEYFAFQKEPVDETGFVIKNVLSLPIVNKKEEIVGIATFFNRKDGKPFDEHDEQITEALTQFLGWSVLNCDTYDKLNRMEWRKDIAQEMLMCQTRCTNTEMQSILNTKEKFDAEPEDCDQKEMYKLLRSNCPVAIDVDLLLFSFSDFPVTEHGLIMCGIRCFFELNVVEKFKVPAETLTRWMYTVRKGYRDITYHNWRHGFNVGQTMFCLLQTGRLRKYYSDLDAFAMVAAAFCHDIDHRGTNNLYQTKSGSPLAKLHGSSIMERHHLEYSKTLMAEESLNIFVNLQKRQFETVQHLFDVCIIATDLALYFKKRTMFQNIVNATEPMETEKEKIDHISNNPVRKEIIMAMMMTGCDLSAITKPWEVQSKVALMVAAEFWEQGDLERTVLDQQPIPMMDRNCAAELPKMQCGFIQFVCAFVYKEFSRFHVEITPMFDGLNINLKNWKELADIHAAKMAAIEEEKKKLEAPPAEGAPEGGKSKTCTIA, translated from the exons ATGGGAGACAAGGACAGTGTGGAGAAGTACCTGGAGAACAATCCCCAGTTCGCCAAAGAGTACTTTGACAAAAAGTTGCGCCCTGAAGTGATCGCGACAACGTTTGCAGAAAATCTCAAAGATCAGTCTTCCTTCAATGATGTCTCCCAAATTCAGGAGGCCAACATCATCTATGAGCTGGTCAAAGAAATGCAATCGCAAATCATTATGGAAAAAGTATTGCACAAGGTCCTGCAGAGAGTTTGCTTGATTTTGAACGCAGACCGGTGCAGTTACTTTGGTCTTCGAGCTAGAAACGGAATACCTGAGCTTACAACGACGCTCTTCAATGTCACCCCTACCTCCAAATACGAAGACAACCTTGTCAACCCCGCTAATGAGATTGTGTTTCCAACCGATATGGGTGTAGTTGGATACACAGCACATTCCAAAAAGATGCAAAACATTCCGGATGTTACAAAG AATAACCGCTTCAGTGACTTTGTGGACAAGCAGACAGGATACAAAACCAAAAACATGCTCTCATTCCCCATCATGGCTGATAAGGAATGCCTTGGTGTTGCCATGGCACTAAACAAAATTGGGGCTGAAGAATTCTCAAAAGCCGATGAGGAA TTCTGGAACAAGTACTTGGTCTTTGCCCAAGTCATTGCCACGCAGCATCACACTGCATACATGTTCAACGTGGAATCCAGGAGGAGTCAG GTCCTTCTGTGGTCTGCCAGCAAAGTGTTTGAAGAGTTGACAGACATTGAGAGACAGTTCCACAAAGCTCTGTACACTGTCAGAATCTACCTGAATTGTGAAAGATACTCCGTGGGCCTCTTGGACATGACCAAAGAGAAG GAGTTCTACGATGAGTGGCCAGTGAAGCTGGGAGACGTACCGCCATATAGTGGACCAAAGACCCCCGACGGAAGG GAAGTCATCTTCTACAAGATCATCGACTATCTCTTAGAAGGACCCAAAGAGGAAATCAAAGTCATACC GGGTCCTCCTATTGACCACTGGGCCCTGGTCAGTGGTCTCCCCACCTACGTGTCAGAGAACGGCTTT ATTTGTAACATGATGAACGTTGCCGCTGATGAGTACTTCGCCTTCCAG AAAGAGCCTGTGGATGAGACAGGTTTCGTCATCAAGAACGTCTTGTCCCTTCCCATCGTTAACAAAAAGGAAGAAATTGTGGGTATTGCCACTTTCTTCAACAGGAAAGACGGTAAACCATTCGATGAGCACGACGAACAGATCACTGAG GCCCTCACCCAGTTCCTGGGATGGTCGGTGCTGAACTGCGACACGTACGACAAACTGAACAGAATGGAGTGGAGAAAGGACATCGCCCAGGAGATGCTCATGTGCCAGACCAGATGCACCAACACCGAAATGCAGAGTATCCTG AACACAAAGGAGAAGTTTGATGCCGAACCAGAGGACTGTGACCAGAAAGAGATGTACAAACTCTTG AGATCAAACTGTCCTGTGGCCATAGACGTGGACCTGCTGCTGTTCTCCTTCAGTGACTTTCCTGTGACTGAGCACGGCCTCATCATGTGTGGAATTCGCTGCTTCTTTGAGCTGAACGTGGTGGAGAAGTTCAAAGTGCCAGCAGAG ACCCTGACGCGATGGATGTACACTGTCCGGAAAGGTTACCGTGACATCACCTACCACAACTGGAGACACGGCTTCAACGTGGGCCAGACCATGTTCTGTCTTCTACAG ACTGGCAGGCTGAGGAAATATTACTCTGACCTGGATGCCTTTGCCATGGTGGCTGCTGCATTCTGCCACGATATTGACCACAGGGGAACCAACAACTTATACCAGACAAA GAGTGGATCGCCTTTAGCCAAACTGCACGGCTCCTCCATCATGGAGAGGCACCATCTGGAGTACAGCAAGACGCTCATGGCTGAGGAG AGCCTGAACATCTTTGTGAATCTCCAGAAGCGCCAGTTTGAGACTGTACAGCACTTGTTTGACGTCTGCATCATTGCCACTGATCTGGCCTTGTACTTCAA AAAAAGAACAATGTTCCAGAACATTGTGAACGCCACTGAGCCAATGGAAACCGAGAAGGAGAAAATTGATCATATTTCCAACAACCCAGTCAGGAAGGAAATTATCAT GGCCATGATGATGACAGGTTGTGACTTGTCTGCCATCACCAAACCATGGGAGGTCCAGAGCAAG GTGGCTCTTATGGTCGCAGCTGAGTTCTGGGAGCAAGGTGACTTGGAAAGGACCGTTCTCGATCAGCAACCCATT CCCATGATGGACAGAAACTGTGCAGCGGAGTTACCCAAGATGCAGTGCGGTTTCATTCAGTTTGTGTGTGCGTTTGTATACAAG GAATTCTCGAGGTTCCACGTAGAGATCACCCCCATGTTTGATGGGCTGAACATCAACCTAAAGAACTGGAAAGAGCTGGCCGACATCCACGCCGCCAAGATGGCGGCCATTGAGGAAGAGAAAAAGAAGCTTGAGGCACCTCCAG CAGAAGGGGCCCCAGAAGGGGGAAAGTCCAAGACCTGCACCATCGCCTAA